Sequence from the Fusarium oxysporum Fo47 chromosome VI, complete sequence genome:
TGAAACGATGGATGATATCGAGGCTTTGTGAGGCTTGGCAAATAAGGTGCCGTTCTTTGAAGGAGTAGTCGCACTGCCGTTTGTATGGCCATTAGTGTGACCGTTGATACCGTTGGAAATTGTCATGATTTATGGTACTGAGGAGTGATTACGGTAGAGTGTGTAAGTTTGATTGAATTGTTTAGTGTTGGTTCCTTTAAATGCTGGTCATAATTGATCTGCAGTTGTCTCTTGTCTTAGACCTCAGCCTGAATGTGAGATGCCCGAAGTTCCGAAAGAGTTAGCCCGAGACTTGGCCCGATGCCCGCTGCATGCCCTTTAGTCATCGTAGTGGGTCTCTTTCTCGACACGAGAAACACTGCCGTCGAAACACTCAAaatgagaagatggcagaCGGAGTAGGTGAGCAATAAGAGGATAAAGCGTACATGTTTATCATTAAAAACTACAAGGGGAATGGTCTACtatatttttcttttgttGCCTGACTTATTACCAATGGTCAAGATCTTTGAAACAAATCTAACTCAATGATTCGTGGTGTTGGCGGTATCTCATCTTGTACGTGCTATTCAAAGAACTTTGGACATCACAGGCCATGAGATGTTGGTAATTACATAAAGAATACGTTACCATCACTGCATCTCTATTATATATGATATATAAAGAACAACCGAGAGAATAAATACGTGTCCAAATCTCGCGTTCTGTTTTGCCCAACACTGCTCGTTCCAGCTTCAGGGTAGCCAGCTCGCCTTCACCAATCAGTGGCCCTACTTAGTCAAACCAATTTCTCAACACCCCCAACATCGATATTTGCCGGCTCACATAATTCTCATAAGCCAATTTGAGATTCCCGCTCATCCAACGGATTTCTATTCGACCCCAAAATCGTATCCACACATCCAGTTCAATCATGGAATACCTCAAAGGTCAGACCATGGTTCCCatgaaaggaaaagagacgGCTGCGAGGACCATCACAGTGCAGAGGAGTGCAGTAAAGATCTCTATTATGAAAGTAGACATCACTGTAGGCTACTTGAATCTATGGTAAGAACGATCTTATTATTATGATGTGTGCTATGTTGAAAGTCTAATTGCGCAGTCTAAGGTTGCTATACAGTCTATGATGACATccgaaaaagaaaagaactAATTTTAAGACCTCAATGGATCATGTTGCGATATTGCTCCTACTCCGCCTTCTTGGAAGTCTTGGTTcgaagcttcatgaggatGTAAACAAGAGCATACGAACTGAAGACGAACGCAGCTGTGATGCCGGCGTCCCTCCAGGCGTATGAGTACgacttgaggttgagagtgCGGAGGTAGTCATCAGCCTTGCTGTAAGTACACACCTTACACTCTTCAGTCGCATCAGGGTTGATAAGCTTGCTAGGCACGTGCGTAAGCCACTCCTTGAGGTATTCACCACATGTGGTACCGTTGGGAGGGCTGAACCTAGCAAACTCGCTTTCCTTGCACTTGACATCGGCCCCCCACATGTCAAACGTCAGCATGCTACCCATCAGGTAGTTGAAAGGGTTGATGTAGTAGAGCCAGTACCTCCAGAAGGTCTGGATGCTGGAGTAGGGTACAAGGACACCACAGAAAGACACCAAGATAGTGAGGACAAGCGGATTGACCAGTGATGCGAACACCTCGTTTGGCGCGTAGGCAGCAATGAACTGACCAATGCCAGTGTAAATGAACTCATACATAAGCATGACAAAGAAGGTGCCGCCAGAACGGGAAGAGTCGCTAGGGAAACCGACGGTGTAATACCAGGCGACGTAGTAGATGACAGCACAAACGATCAGGTAAGGGACTTCCGAGACAATCAGGCCAGTCACGAAAGCGATCCAAGAGTAcatcttggacttcttctCACGGGTCTCGAAGATGTCTCGACGATGGATGAACAACGGCTGAAGCTGAGCCATGACACCGGGAGCGACAAaaatgaagttgaagattgtAAACAACTTCAGTTGAAGTTCAGCGACAGACGATCCAATCTGCCAAAAAGTGAAGCCGTTGAAGAGGGCAGAGGACAAGTGGAGAGCGAACTTGTTGTTGACGTAGTCTGTGTTGCGATACAAGGCGATGTTCATGCGATGGGTGACGAGCTTGGTCTGCTCCCACAGAGAGGTAGCGAATTCGTAACCGTCGTCGGTAGTGGCTGGAGGCTTGGAAGCAGCTTCGCTGATGATGCTATCGAGCTCTTTTTCAACAGCATCGTGCTCAGGGGAAGACAGCCAGACCTGGTTCCAATCCTTGCCTTGCGAGAGATGTCCAGAGACGACGTCAATCATGTGCTCGGCAGGGTTGACATGTTCTGGGCAAGGAGCCCCGTAGCGACCAAAGTAGCCAGTAACCGTATTGCCGTGCTCGCCAATGTCGCCAAAGTACACTGTCTTACCGCCCTTagcgaggagaagaagggtatCAAACTGAGAGAAGAGCTGGGCAGAGGGCTGGTGGATGGTGACGAGGATGGCTTGGCCGTGGGCAGCCAGCTTCCGCAAGAACCGAACGGTGTTGTACGCAGATTGTCCGTCAAGACCAGAAGTAGGCTCATCAAGGAAGATCAAGATGCTAGGCTTTGAGACCAGTTCGACGCCAATAGTAACACGCTTGCGCTGTTCGACGCTCAGACCGGCGCCGACTTGGCCGATCAGGGTATCCGCAAGATCGTGAAGTTCCAGAAGTTCAATGATAGTGTCAACATacttgagcttctcctcgCGAGGAGTGTCACGGCTTTGTCGAAGAAGGGCAGAGAACTCTAGAGCCTCGCGGACGGTAGCGTAAGGTTCGTGGACGTCAAGCTGTTCACAGTAACCCGCAGACCGCTGGAAAGAAACTGGAAGGGGCCGACCATCAACCATGATAGAGCCCCGAATGGTACCCTCAGTCTTGCGTTGAGCCAGAACATCGAGCAGTGTAGTCTTTCCAGCACCTGAAGAACCCATAAGAGCACCTAACATGCCTGGCTTAACCCAGCCTTGAACATTGTCGAGAAGAGTTCGATCGCCTTGAGGAGTCTTGACAGTATAGCTGAGGTTCTTCCAGGTAAACACAGAGGTGTTGCGCACCAGACCCCTCACTTCACCACTGGTGTCGGAGTCATCCCCAGATACAACACCGCCATCACTGCTGCCcctgatcttcttctcacccTTTGTCTGtccctcctcatcagactGGCGGAGAGCAGCGGTGATGTGGGCGTTCTCGCGAGGAATGACCAGACTGGGTCCGTCCTCGGAGGAGGCGTGCCACTTCgtggtgaagaagatggtgataGCAACGAAGAAAGCCCACCAAGCCCAAATGATACCGAAGTTTCTCCAAAGATGGTTATGGCCGTACGAAAGAGATGCCAGATAGTCATCGCCAGTAACGAAGTTCACTCCAGGCTTGGCTCCACCTACTCCAGAACAAGCCTGGTGATCATCATTGGTGAATCCAGGACCACTTGGTACGAGACTGTGACCAACACAGGGAATGATCTTGTCATGAAACTCGTTGGACAGAAGAGCATCGAAGCCGTATGCCAAGGGATTGATCCAGAAAAGCCAGACAAACCAATCATGCATCAGAGGCTTGCTAATGAGATAGCCAGAGTACATGATTGTGGcgctgatgagaagaccgGAAACCTTGGAAGCAGCATCAAAGGTGCTGAAAGCCGCACCGACAGCTCTGAAAAGGGCCGTAATGCACTAATGTTGTTTTAGTATTGCAGAATTAGTAACCAGAAGTAATGCACTTACGATTGTGATGGAAACGAGAAGAATccagaaggtgaagaagtgTCCCGCCGAAGCAGTAAGACCGACCATGAAATACTCCACAACTGAAAAGGTGCTGACCTGCAAAAGAATTACAGGTACATCAGCAGCAATCTGAGCGATGCAGAAGGCAGCAGGATGGTACATGGCAAAGGATTTGTGCTTGAGAAGAACAGGGCGTCCAGTAAAAGAGTCGGTGACCTCAGACATTGAGACCAGGGAGTTGCAGAGAAGAGCGACGAAGACGGCACCCGATTTAATGAAAAGACCGCTCGAGTCAGAGGAGGCATTATAGAACAAAGAGCCAGCGATCAAAGCCTGTACGATCATGGAAACctgcttgatgaagaaggtaGCCTTGTCTCCAAGGACAATCTGGTACTGACGTTTCACACAAGCTTTGGCCTGTGAGATAAATCCGACCGTCATGGGGCTGCTATCGGgaagcttcttgtccttttgCTGACGAACACCCAGTTTGAACTGCTTGGTCCTTTCGTCGGCGATCGTAGAGGTAGGATAGTCGTACTCAGACCGCATGCGCTCGTAGATGGGCGACTTCTCGTACTCTGCTCGAAGAGCGTCTGCGGTTCGTGGGAAACGGTTCTGGTGATCGGGATGGATCTGTCGCTCGGTTGGGACAGTGACACCAGTGAGGTAGTCTGCGACGTTGGCGCCGTGCTGGCAGATGAAGCCCATGCTCTCCATGAAGGGCTTGGCTTCCTTGAGAGGACCGTAGTAGACTTCCTTGCCTTCGTCGAGCACGAGGACCTTGTCGAAGAGATCGTAGATACCGTTACCTGCTTGGTAGAGGGTGACGATGGAAGCGAGACCCATCACATCGGTCATGGCGCGGATGGCTTTGGTGTACTCAAGAGCACTGGATCAAATTAGATAAGTACCTAAAAGGGTTTCAGTATTATTACTTACGTGCTGGCATCGAGGCCACGGGTTGAGTTGTCCCAGCAAAAGACTGAGCCTTGAGTTGCCAGGGTTTCAATGATGGATACTCGTTTTCGCTCTCCTCCAGAGACTCCACGAATGAATGCGTCACCAACCTTGGTGTCGATAGTATGCTCGATACCCATAGACTTGAGCAAGAAGTCCCTTGACTGGACTCTCAGCTCCTCGTGCGAGTTGACACCATTGGGGAGGTGGAAAGGCACTTTGAGTCGAGATGCAAAGTCCATGGTCTGACCAACAGTCAAAGCCGGGTAGAAGACCTCCTCCTCAGTGTTCATGACGATCTGGCCTCGATagttcttggcctcctcggCTGTCATGGATCCATAGTGGACATCAcccttgatgttggcgtATCCTCGTCGTTTGTTGGCGATCATGTTGAGAAGTGTTGTGCAGCCTGAGCCAGGACGGCCGAGAACAAGGAGCATCTCACCAGGCTTGACGCAGCCATGGCTGTTATCGAGGATGGTCTTGAGAGGTGACTTTTGGCGAGactctttgatgagcttggggATGTTGTATTGTGACAAGACGTTCTCGTGGATAGCGGCATCAGCAGCGATGACATCGACAGTGAGGTTGGTCCAAGTAACACCAAGCTCTCTGTCAGGGAAGCCAGATGCCTTGTCTCTCTCTTTGTACTCCACCACTTCAGACTTCATAGACCATTCGGTGTCATCATGGGAGATTTCCTTCATGGGCGTCGGTTCATAGACCGTTTGCGAGTCGTTACTGTCGGAGTCCATTTTGGTGGTGGACTGTATGTTCGCCCTGGCTAAAAGAGGGTAGCCTTTACCGCCGACTTACGCACCGAGCCTTTTTGTCTTTGATATCGAACAAAACTctaaagaaaaataaaatGGTGTCTGTTGCTGCATGTTTTTACAGGGAAAGTGGTTGCATGCTTCTTATAAACAACAACACGCTTTTGACAGGCATCGGCTTGACAGATTGACGGGCTTTTTCGGCGTCCGACAGCAGCGTAGAACAGACAGCTTGACCAATGAAATAATTGGATCTGGTTCCTTTCTTGACAAGCATTCTAGTACGAGCGGGTTCTTCGATCCACTTGGATCTGACGGAAGTTGTTGATCTACGGACCCTGATAAGAATGTCCTACGCCCGGCCAAATTTACCGCTTAGTCAATTTGaccttggtgatgttggcgCTGCAGCGTGCATTGGAAACCGTGGTGACTCAAACGCTAGCCCCAGTTCATACAGAAGGGAAATGGCTTCTTACAGGGGCTGGCTATTCAAGCCGCATTCAACACCGGATTCACATGCTTGTGAAACGTGATTTTTTAGCAAGCGTCACAGCAGAAATGACAATATTGATTTCGATTACGAGTGTCAGCTTAGGAATACAAAGTTGATTGCCGCAATAGCGGACAAATGAATGAGTGCGAAAACACCGACTACGAGGGAACAGGCCCGCACAGCCAGGTTCGCATTCGTTCAGATATGAGACGGACTATAAAAAATTGCGACGAGCTCCGACTGAGTAATAAGTAAAAACAATGACGCAAAAGATAATCAGCCGCATCCGAGTCGGCCATTTTATAGCCGTCTCTCCGACTTGTCCCCCTACAGGATCAACAGGAATCATTTTCAAGGGGTAATTGAAGCCGGATCTATCTATAGATTAAATGTATCTGCCGTTGGTAAAAATGGGCCGGAAGAAGAGGAACTCTTGAATCTTCCGCTTAGTCAACATCTTCGGCAGATCAATCCATGTCTAGTCCATGTTTAGGCCGTGATCTTCACGTGGGATCCCGGTTCAAGGTTTGACACTTTGTCTGATATCGTTTAGCGTTGGCCTCGTTCTCGTTTCTGCTTTTAGCTTCCTCCGCTTATTCAGCGGTCGGTTCGCATTCTTCTTCGACACCATCCTCCGACCCATCCTCGGAGAGCCTCATGTTCCGCGTTTACGAATCTTTCGGTCGTGGACTTTCTCGCGAAAAGACCGCGAGTTTGACACATTAGCCTCGTTTTGCCTCATATCTTGGCTTTTCAGCCGGAAGCTTACACCATATCGTCGTTCACTGTTATTTTTTCCAATCTTCCGGCCGTTTGGTTCAGTTGTGGAACTGAGCCCAACGTCCAAGTTGGCAGACTCGATTTCGGCGAATTAACccacctccttcttcctccaatCTAGTCTTACTTGCATGTCAGAGCTGAATAAGTAATCATGATGCAGAAACGGGCCTGTGATGCCTGTCATAAGAGAAAGGTACGTATACGATGCCCCATCTCCGTTCATTCCCGGGACCTCCGCTTCCCCTTTATCGATCGGTCCCATACATCTCTTGGCGAGATTGATGTTGTCCATCCTGCATGCTTGTCTTTGTGGAGGTGTATCACATTCTTATCCAGTTGGCTAACAAGTTGCCCTCATTCTTTTAGATCCAATGCGATTCAACAAGCCCAGATACACCCTGCAACTGGTGTGAGCACCATGGCTTGGATTGTACATTTAACCGGGTGAGAGGGCGGAAAAAAACAGCCAAGGCTAGGTAGGTTCTGACCGTGGCGTTCAGCCCCGTGGAGCATTTCATTTTAACTGGTCTATTAGATCTCGTCAAACATCAGAGCAAAGTCTGGCGGAGCGCCTCAAGCGCATTGAGGATGCTCTTTCTCAGACACTTTCTAATCAGAAGAACTCCGAAAGCAGTGCAACCAAACCATTGACTCCAAGTTCACTAGTCTCTGATCCCCACAAGAGTTCAGACCCTGGTGCTGGAGACTCAACCAACGATGCCCCTCAAAAGTTGTCATTCAAccggccatcttcttcctttttgaGAGCTACAGATTCGAGATCTGCAAGCGTATCCCAAGGATCTCCGTTTATATCTCAAGCCCCATCTCCTGCTGGCGGCTTCACCAGCTCTGTTTCCTATGGACAACTCCATTATGGTGGCTGCCACTTTGGCCACATCAGTCAGCATAACGGACTACCTCTGCTTTCAGAAGAGGGAAGACAATGGATAATTTCAAAGACTGGTCACGAAGTTATTCTTAATCCGGGCGCCACAGACCACTCCAACCCTTCCAAATCGCCTGCACCTCACGTTTACCATGACCAACGCGACTTGTACGAACTTCCTGAAAGAAGTACCACAGAGAAAGCTTTCGATGCGTTTATCCATTCCTCTTTCAGTTTGGTGTTTCCCGTCGTGGAACGGGTTCTGTTCAAGGATACCATCGAATTAGCGTATCAGCCTTACACAGGTGATGTCCCTTCTTTGGAGCATCTCAGTGCCAaggttggtgttttggcTTTTCTTTCAACGATAGTACTCTTCCAAGACACATTTGCAGATACAGCAAGTATCGACCCAGACTTATGTGCCACAAAGGCACGTTATCTACTCACAGACGTCCTGGAAATAGCTAGTATCAACAACCTTCAAATAGTCTTCATGCTGGTAAGGACTTGATCTGAACATTGGACCCCAACAGAACTGACAAACGACCAGAACATGCATGAGATATTCTCTGGACGCCTTCGATCCGGTGCCATGTTCCATGCCATTGCTTGCCGCATGGTTTTCACCCTTGGCGGCCATACGTACATATCAAGTAAACCACGAAGCTCGCAAGTTACACGCTCAGAGAGGGAACGGCGCCAAATTCGCATGCTATTCTGGCTATGCTATATCTTCGATAAAGATATTGCTCTACGGACAGGTCAACCGCCACTCATGTCCGACGACTATTGCGATCTCACCCTTCCAGAGACCTATTTCGAATGCTATGAATACCTTCCCAAACTCAACGAAAGCCTCCCCCAAGTTTCCTTCGAAGAAGAGAGTCTCATGCCTCACCTTCCGGGCGACCCTCGCCTGAGCCAACTCAAAGACAAAACTAGTCGTCTGCTATATTCGGCTCAGGCCGCTAAGAAGTCTCATGCCCAGCTACTTTGCGACATCCGAGAGCTTGACGAAGAGCTCGAAGCCTGGAGGCAATCCGTACCCCCTTCATTCCGTCCTGCACTCTCAATCACCGACGAGTCCCAAGTCGCTGTTCAAGGGATGCATCTTCCACGCAGTATGAGACATATCATTCTGCATTTGGACTATCATCATCTGATGATTGCAATCCATCGAGCAAGTGGCAGGTGCATGGAACCTGATCCCGGAAACCCTAACGACCAGCCGGAATGGGTCCCCGGGGTTGAGTCGAGTAATGCTCTTGCGCTGGAAGCTAGTCGTTCAACACTTGTGTACTTGCGCGCAGCGATGTGTGGAGTCGCTGGTGAAGCATTCTGGTAAGAACAGTTGGCGCAAATCGAATCCAGCTCAGTAACTAATTCTTATGTAGGATTATTGTCTTCTATCCCACAGCAGCCATGAtcactctcttcttcaacatcctaATGTATCCGCTTCACGAACGAGCTGAGCAagaccttgagcttctcaaagcAGCCGCTGATCTAATCAACAATCTTCCGGT
This genomic interval carries:
- a CDS encoding ABC-2 type transporter-domain-containing protein produces the protein MDSDSNDSQTVYEPTPMKEISHDDTEWSMKSEVVEYKERDKASGFPDRELGVTWTNLTVDVIAADAAIHENVLSQYNIPKLIKESRQKSPLKTILDNSHGCVKPGEMLLVLGRPGSGCTTLLNMIANKRRGYANIKGDVHYGSMTAEEAKNYRGQIVMNTEEEVFYPALTVGQTMDFASRLKVPFHLPNGVNSHEELRVQSRDFLLKSMGIEHTIDTKVGDAFIRGVSGGERKRVSIIETLATQGSVFCWDNSTRGLDASTALEYTKAIRAMTDVMGLASIVTLYQAGNGIYDLFDKVLVLDEGKEVYYGPLKEAKPFMESMGFICQHGANVADYLTGVTVPTERQIHPDHQNRFPRTADALRAEYEKSPIYERMRSEYDYPTSTIADERTKQFKLGVRQQKDKKLPDSSPMTVGFISQAKACVKRQYQIVLGDKATFFIKQVSMIVQALIAGSLFYNASSDSSGLFIKSGAVFVALLCNSLVSMSEVTDSFTGRPVLLKHKSFAMYHPAAFCIAQIAADVPVILLQVSTFSVVEYFMVGLTASAGHFFTFWILLVSITICITALFRAVGAAFSTFDAASKVSGLLISATIMYSGYLISKPLMHDWFVWLFWINPLAYGFDALLSNEFHDKIIPCVGHSLVPSGPGFTNDDHQACSGVGGAKPGVNFVTGDDYLASLSYGHNHLWRNFGIIWAWWAFFVAITIFFTTKWHASSEDGPSLVIPRENAHITAALRQSDEEGQTKGEKKIRGSSDGGVVSGDDSDTSGEVRGLVRNTSVFTWKNLSYTVKTPQGDRTLLDNVQGWVKPGMLGALMGSSGAGKTTLLDVLAQRKTEGTIRGSIMVDGRPLPVSFQRSAGYCEQLDVHEPYATVREALEFSALLRQSRDTPREEKLKYVDTIIELLELHDLADTLIGQVGAGLSVEQRKRVTIGVELVSKPSILIFLDEPTSGLDGQSAYNTVRFLRKLAAHGQAILVTIHQPSAQLFSQFDTLLLLAKGGKTVYFGDIGEHGNTVTGYFGRYGAPCPEHVNPAEHMIDVVSGHLSQGKDWNQVWLSSPEHDAVEKELDSIISEAASKPPATTDDGYEFATSLWEQTKLVTHRMNIALYRNTDYVNNKFALHLSSALFNGFTFWQIGSSVAELQLKLFTIFNFIFVAPGVMAQLQPLFIHRRDIFETREKKSKMYSWIAFVTGLIVSEVPYLIVCAVIYYVAWYYTVGFPSDSSRSGGTFFVMLMYEFIYTGIGQFIAAYAPNEVFASLVNPLVLTILVSFCGVLVPYSSIQTFWRYWLYYINPFNYLMGSMLTFDMWGADVKCKESEFARFSPPNGTTCGEYLKEWLTHVPSKLINPDATEECKVCTYSKADDYLRTLNLKSYSYAWRDAGITAAFVFSSYALVYILMKLRTKTSKKAE
- a CDS encoding fungal-specific transcription factor domain-containing protein; its protein translation is MMQKRACDACHKRKIQCDSTSPDTPCNWCEHHGLDCTFNRVRGRKKTAKARSRQTSEQSLAERLKRIEDALSQTLSNQKNSESSATKPLTPSSLVSDPHKSSDPGAGDSTNDAPQKLSFNRPSSSFLRATDSRSASVSQGSPFISQAPSPAGGFTSSVSYGQLHYGGCHFGHISQHNGLPLLSEEGRQWIISKTGHEVILNPGATDHSNPSKSPAPHVYHDQRDLYELPERSTTEKAFDAFIHSSFSLVFPVVERVLFKDTIELAYQPYTGDVPSLEHLSAKVGVLAFLSTIVLFQDTFADTASIDPDLCATKARYLLTDVLEIASINNLQIVFMLNMHEIFSGRLRSGAMFHAIACRMVFTLGGHTYISSKPRSSQVTRSERERRQIRMLFWLCYIFDKDIALRTGQPPLMSDDYCDLTLPETYFECYEYLPKLNESLPQVSFEEESLMPHLPGDPRLSQLKDKTSRLLYSAQAAKKSHAQLLCDIRELDEELEAWRQSVPPSFRPALSITDESQVAVQGMHLPRSMRHIILHLDYHHLMIAIHRASGRCMEPDPGNPNDQPEWVPGVESSNALALEASRSTLVYLRAAMCGVAGEAFWIIVFYPTAAMITLFFNILMYPLHERAEQDLELLKAAADLINNLPLKKIWESEWYATIQNPVTFTGERPYIWSDALICLRRLTRNDPRRNIQIPVWTIPTVEELHPRVSANRPRAQILYGSLNICREANHMSVGKTDTQVQYKSESAMPSATRQDQLVLVPWDPNSPEHVNRIYEQRVQCGWDKHLVEGWKERQVSGQKSIFWITLRPDDPETRETLQLHLDAYPEDKAPLVDTAESLRAKPRKPTHTKFYPVGHISLDDRNEKTGNFVLDLPKEGVYWIKTFYVSKALRSKGIGRAAMDIVESMATEEPLCAKTLALDTAEKEMQKKLYREKNGKELGSTNQDWYERRGYRLIHMQPGHYLDDEDPPVDAVFLRRDIA